One Hyphomicrobium album genomic window carries:
- the mraY gene encoding phospho-N-acetylmuramoyl-pentapeptide-transferase — protein sequence MLYELVSFSDQIGVLNVFKYITFRTGGAIFTALLFVMLFGPGIIDLLRVKQGKGQPIRDDGPKSHLAKVGTPTMGGLMILAGVTVSTLLWANLGNPYIWIVLGVTLGYGAIGFYDDYLKVTRRTSSGFSSRIRLGLEILIAAVATGFVMYLGPPEISKVLTLPFFKNAVLDLGIFFVVVGVLTIAGAGNAVNLTDGLDGLAIVPVMIAAATFGLIAYLIGNAKFAQYLQIHYVAGTGELAIICGALIGAGLGFLWFNAPPAMIFMGDTGSLALGGALGAIAVATKHEIVLAIVGGLFVLETLSVIIQVASYKATGKRVFRMAPLHHHYEQQGWQESTVVVRFWIISVILALVGLATLKLR from the coding sequence ATGCTGTATGAACTGGTGAGCTTCAGCGACCAGATTGGTGTGCTGAACGTCTTCAAATACATCACCTTCCGGACCGGCGGCGCGATCTTCACCGCGCTACTTTTCGTCATGCTGTTCGGCCCCGGCATCATCGACCTGCTCCGCGTCAAGCAGGGCAAGGGTCAGCCGATCCGCGACGACGGTCCGAAGTCGCATCTCGCCAAGGTCGGCACGCCGACCATGGGCGGCCTCATGATCCTCGCCGGCGTCACCGTCTCGACGCTGCTGTGGGCAAACCTCGGCAACCCTTACATCTGGATCGTGCTGGGCGTGACGCTGGGCTACGGCGCCATCGGCTTCTATGACGACTACTTGAAGGTGACGCGCCGCACGTCTTCCGGCTTCTCCAGCCGCATACGCCTCGGGCTGGAAATCCTCATCGCCGCGGTGGCGACCGGCTTCGTCATGTATCTGGGGCCGCCGGAGATCAGCAAGGTGCTGACCTTACCGTTCTTCAAGAACGCGGTGCTCGACCTCGGGATATTCTTCGTCGTGGTCGGCGTGCTCACCATTGCCGGCGCCGGCAACGCTGTGAACCTCACCGACGGCCTCGACGGCCTCGCCATCGTACCGGTGATGATCGCCGCCGCCACCTTCGGCCTCATCGCCTACCTCATCGGCAATGCCAAATTCGCCCAGTACCTGCAGATCCACTATGTCGCCGGCACCGGCGAACTCGCCATCATCTGCGGCGCGCTGATCGGCGCAGGCCTGGGCTTCCTATGGTTCAACGCGCCGCCCGCCATGATCTTCATGGGCGATACGGGTTCGCTGGCGCTCGGCGGCGCCCTGGGCGCCATAGCCGTCGCCACCAAGCACGAGATCGTGCTCGCCATCGTGGGCGGTCTGTTCGTGCTCGAGACGCTCTCCGTCATCATTCAGGTGGCCTCCTACAAGGCGACCGGAAAGCGCGTGTTCCGGATGGCGCCGCTGCACCACCACTACGAGCAGCAGGGCTGGCAGGAATCGACCGTCGTGGTGCGCTTCTGGATCATTTCCGTGATCCTGGCGCTGGTTGGCCTCGCTACCCTGAAGCTGCGCTAA
- a CDS encoding UDP-N-acetylmuramoylalanyl-D-glutamyl-2,6-diaminopimelate--D-alanyl-D-alanine ligase: MTGALWTWEDLVPAAIGAADGTPSAPIAGFSIDTRSLQPGEVFVALRDVRDGHDFVLQAFRQGAAAALVSTEYKRVDGDGPLLRVLDTLEGLRSIAAAARRRSDARIVAVTGSVGKTGTKEALRNCLSRLAPTHAAEKSFNNHWGVPLTLARMPAGVRYGVFEIGMNHAGEITPLTALVRPHVAIVTTVEPVHLEFFGTTDKIAEAKAEIFSGLEPGGVAILPRDNQHFDLLARRAHEHGARIVSFGRHENADVRPEVFALDAEGTNVAVDIGGRRIAYRIGAPGAHLAQNSLAVVAALDALDADVEKAVGALSEMRAAKGRGARQEIALGSGPLLLIDESYNANPASMRSALAAMATVPRTRFARRIAVLGDMLELGENSGTLHAALNEPVDAAEVDLVFACGPNMQRLFEALPQARRGAWAPTSDGIVAAVTETVRGGDVVMIKGSLGSRMAPIVEALIAKSDRERVRS, translated from the coding sequence ATGACCGGAGCGCTGTGGACGTGGGAAGACCTGGTGCCCGCCGCCATCGGCGCGGCCGACGGCACGCCGTCGGCACCCATTGCCGGCTTCTCGATCGATACGCGGTCGCTGCAACCCGGCGAGGTGTTCGTCGCCCTGCGTGACGTGCGCGACGGGCACGACTTCGTGCTGCAGGCGTTTCGTCAGGGAGCTGCCGCGGCGCTGGTTTCGACGGAATACAAGCGCGTCGACGGCGATGGCCCGCTCTTGCGCGTGCTCGATACGCTCGAAGGTTTGCGCAGCATCGCCGCTGCGGCGCGCCGGCGTAGCGATGCGCGCATCGTTGCCGTCACCGGCAGTGTCGGCAAGACCGGCACGAAAGAGGCGTTGCGCAACTGCCTATCGCGCTTGGCGCCGACACATGCGGCCGAAAAGTCCTTCAACAATCACTGGGGCGTGCCGCTGACGCTCGCGCGCATGCCGGCCGGTGTCCGCTACGGCGTGTTCGAGATCGGCATGAACCACGCCGGCGAGATCACGCCGCTGACGGCGCTCGTGCGCCCGCATGTCGCCATTGTGACAACCGTCGAGCCGGTGCATCTGGAATTCTTCGGCACCACCGACAAGATCGCCGAGGCCAAGGCGGAGATCTTTTCCGGTCTGGAGCCGGGCGGCGTCGCCATTCTCCCGCGCGACAACCAGCACTTCGATCTGCTTGCGCGCCGCGCGCATGAGCATGGCGCCCGCATCGTCTCCTTCGGCCGCCATGAAAACGCCGATGTCCGCCCGGAAGTCTTCGCCCTCGATGCCGAGGGGACGAACGTGGCGGTCGACATTGGCGGACGCCGCATCGCCTATCGCATCGGCGCACCGGGGGCACACCTTGCTCAGAACTCGCTGGCCGTCGTCGCCGCGCTCGACGCGCTCGATGCCGATGTCGAGAAGGCCGTCGGCGCACTCTCCGAGATGCGCGCTGCCAAGGGCCGTGGGGCCCGTCAGGAAATCGCGCTGGGAAGCGGTCCGCTCCTGCTCATCGATGAAAGCTACAACGCCAACCCGGCCTCGATGCGCTCCGCCCTCGCCGCCATGGCGACCGTGCCGCGCACGCGATTTGCCCGTCGCATCGCGGTGTTAGGCGACATGCTGGAGCTCGGCGAGAACTCGGGCACGCTGCACGCGGCCCTCAACGAGCCGGTTGACGCGGCCGAGGTCGATCTGGTCTTTGCCTGTGGCCCCAACATGCAGCGTCTCTTCGAGGCGCTGCCGCAGGCGCGCCGGGGGGCCTGGGCGCCAACGTCGGACGGAATTGTCGCGGCGGTGACGGAGACAGTGCGCGGCGGCGACGTGGTAATGATCAAGGGCTCGCTGGGCTCGCGCATGGCGCCGATCGTCGAGGCGCTGATTGCCAAGAGCGACAGGGAGCGCGTGCGGTCGTAA
- the ftsL gene encoding cell division protein FtsL: MRIIILGALMLTLASAFILYSSNYDTRQLEARVEQQERAIEKTRGDIAVLKAERAHLARPERIEPLARALGLGPASEQQLAATPQAALDRATATGSVAATGKKKGN, from the coding sequence ATGCGGATCATCATTCTCGGCGCACTGATGCTGACGCTGGCCAGCGCCTTCATTCTCTATTCCAGCAACTACGACACTCGGCAGCTTGAAGCGCGCGTCGAGCAGCAGGAGCGCGCCATCGAGAAGACGCGCGGCGACATCGCCGTGCTGAAGGCGGAACGCGCCCACCTCGCTCGTCCCGAGCGCATCGAGCCGCTCGCCCGCGCGCTCGGCCTCGGCCCGGCCTCCGAACAGCAGCTTGCGGCGACGCCTCAGGCGGCGCTCGACCGCGCGACGGCAACGGGCAGCGTCGCCGCTACCGGCAAGAAGAAGGGAAACTGA
- a CDS encoding UDP-N-acetylmuramoyl-L-alanyl-D-glutamate--2,6-diaminopimelate ligase, protein MLLSSLIGADANAPPGAGNVEVAGITSDSRSVRPGYVFAAIAGSKADGARFIGDAVARGAVAVLAGQDAEVSVGDVPVLRVAEPRRLLALMAARFYGLQQPGTVVAVTGTSGKTSVADFTRQIYAALGHKSASLGTIGLIKPDAAVYGSLTTPDPVSLHKTLAELAAEGVTHLAFEASSHGLDQHRLDGVVIKAAGFTNLGRDHLDYHPTLEAYLAAKLRLFSELLPEDGTAVINVDADGGARAVEVAEDAGRRVFTVGRSGGTLKLERLVREGFAQRMSVAHEGRVFDIRLPLLGEYQASNALVAAGLAIATGEVAGRVLPALQGLKGVKGRLEIIGEVRGGLAAVDYAHKPEALAAILDALRPFATGKLICVMGCGGDRDKGKRPIMGGIAVAKADVVIVTDDNPRTEKPAAIRAEILAAAPGAREIGDRAEAIAAGVAMLGPGDVLVVAGKGHETGQIVGDKVLPFSDHDEVRKALEHG, encoded by the coding sequence ATGCTTCTCTCCTCGCTCATCGGGGCCGACGCTAACGCTCCGCCGGGTGCCGGCAACGTCGAAGTCGCCGGCATCACCTCCGACAGCCGCAGCGTGCGCCCGGGCTACGTGTTTGCCGCCATCGCCGGCAGCAAAGCCGACGGCGCGCGCTTCATCGGCGACGCCGTCGCCAGGGGCGCTGTGGCGGTCCTCGCCGGGCAAGACGCGGAAGTGAGTGTCGGCGACGTGCCGGTGCTGCGTGTCGCCGAGCCGCGCCGCCTGCTCGCGCTCATGGCCGCACGCTTCTACGGCCTGCAGCAGCCGGGTACCGTCGTCGCCGTTACCGGCACCAGCGGCAAAACGTCGGTCGCCGACTTCACGCGACAGATCTATGCGGCGCTCGGGCACAAGAGCGCTTCGCTCGGCACCATCGGCCTGATCAAGCCGGATGCAGCCGTCTATGGCTCGCTCACCACGCCGGATCCCGTGTCGCTCCACAAGACGCTGGCCGAGCTCGCCGCCGAGGGCGTCACGCACTTGGCGTTCGAGGCGTCGTCGCACGGGCTCGATCAGCACCGCCTCGATGGCGTGGTCATCAAGGCCGCCGGCTTCACCAATCTCGGCCGCGACCACCTCGACTATCATCCGACGCTGGAAGCCTATCTTGCCGCCAAGCTGCGTCTCTTCTCCGAGCTGCTCCCCGAGGATGGAACGGCGGTGATCAATGTCGACGCCGACGGCGGCGCGCGCGCCGTCGAGGTCGCCGAGGACGCGGGCCGCCGCGTCTTCACGGTCGGCCGCTCCGGCGGGACACTGAAGCTCGAGCGGCTGGTGCGCGAAGGCTTCGCGCAGCGCATGTCCGTGGCGCACGAAGGCCGCGTGTTCGATATCCGCCTGCCGCTGCTCGGCGAGTACCAGGCGTCGAACGCACTCGTCGCCGCCGGTCTCGCCATCGCCACCGGCGAGGTCGCCGGACGGGTGCTGCCGGCTTTGCAGGGACTGAAGGGCGTCAAGGGCCGGCTGGAAATCATCGGCGAAGTGCGCGGCGGCCTGGCGGCCGTCGACTACGCCCACAAGCCCGAAGCGCTCGCCGCCATTCTCGACGCGCTACGCCCATTCGCCACCGGCAAGCTCATTTGCGTCATGGGCTGCGGCGGCGACCGCGACAAGGGCAAGCGTCCGATCATGGGCGGCATTGCCGTCGCCAAGGCCGATGTCGTCATCGTCACCGACGACAACCCGCGCACCGAGAAGCCAGCGGCGATCCGCGCCGAGATCCTCGCCGCCGCCCCCGGCGCCCGCGAGATCGGCGACCGCGCCGAGGCGATCGCCGCGGGCGTGGCCATGCTGGGCCCGGGCGATGTTCTGGTCGTCGCCGGCAAGGGCCACGAAACCGGTCAGATCGTCGGCGACAAAGTGCTGCCCTTCTCGGACCACGACGAGGTCCGCAAAGCATTGGAGCACGGCTGA
- the rsmH gene encoding 16S rRNA (cytosine(1402)-N(4))-methyltransferase RsmH: MTARGRPGGKFTEPGRARHIPVLLSEVVEGLRPVDGATYIDGTFGAGGYTRAILEAADCSVLALDRDPNAILGSQSLKREFGDRLTVVESRFSELDLVAREQDVSPVDGIVLDIGVSSMQLDVAERGFSFQAEGPLDMRMSSSGTSAADVVNKTDEEALASILYVLGEERRSRAIARAIVKLRAEAPITTTRQLAEIVSRAVGGRRGDPQHPATQTFQALRIYVNDELGELARALSAAERCLKPGGRLVVVTFHSLEDRIVKRFLQERSGKESQGSRHLPAQSIKSEPPSFEIVNRRPLTPQKEELEVNPRARSARLRAAVRTQAPAWPLDEAELGVPAVED; encoded by the coding sequence ATGACGGCGCGCGGCCGGCCAGGAGGCAAATTCACTGAGCCTGGCCGCGCACGCCACATCCCCGTGCTGCTTTCGGAGGTGGTTGAAGGCCTCCGGCCCGTAGACGGTGCTACCTACATCGATGGAACGTTCGGCGCCGGCGGCTACACGCGCGCCATTCTCGAAGCTGCTGATTGCAGCGTCCTCGCGCTCGACCGCGACCCCAACGCCATTCTCGGCAGCCAATCCCTCAAGCGCGAGTTCGGTGACCGGCTGACGGTCGTCGAATCACGCTTCTCGGAACTGGACCTCGTCGCCCGCGAGCAGGACGTCAGCCCCGTCGATGGGATCGTGCTCGATATCGGCGTCTCATCGATGCAGCTCGACGTGGCGGAGCGCGGTTTCTCCTTCCAGGCCGAGGGACCGCTCGACATGCGCATGTCGTCGTCGGGGACGTCGGCCGCCGACGTCGTCAACAAGACCGATGAGGAAGCGCTGGCCAGCATTCTCTATGTGCTCGGCGAGGAGCGCCGCTCGCGCGCCATCGCCCGCGCCATCGTGAAGCTGCGCGCGGAAGCGCCGATCACCACCACGCGGCAGCTGGCTGAGATCGTCTCGCGCGCGGTCGGCGGTCGCCGCGGCGACCCGCAGCATCCGGCGACACAGACGTTCCAGGCGCTACGCATCTACGTGAACGACGAGTTGGGCGAGCTGGCGCGCGCGCTTTCAGCTGCCGAACGCTGTCTGAAGCCGGGCGGCCGCCTGGTGGTCGTGACCTTCCATTCGCTGGAAGACCGGATCGTGAAGCGCTTTTTGCAGGAGCGATCGGGCAAGGAATCGCAGGGTTCGCGGCATCTTCCTGCGCAATCGATAAAATCCGAGCCCCCAAGTTTTGAAATTGTTAACCGGCGCCCGTTAACACCTCAGAAAGAAGAACTCGAGGTAAACCCGCGCGCCAGATCGGCACGGCTGCGGGCGGCGGTGCGTACGCAAGCACCGGCATGGCCGCTCGACGAAGCAGAGCTCGGGGTGCCCGCGGTCGAGGACTAG
- a CDS encoding lipase maturation factor family protein codes for MADARATFIFDGDCGICRTWVNYWRQLTGDAVVYRSYQEAAGEFAAIPADAFRHAVQLIEPGGEVLSGAAATFKLLSYAPGRGTSWWLYRHAPGFEPASELAYRVLSQRRGLLTWLTHALWGRKLEPERYDLVAWLFLRGLGLVYLAAFLSLAAQIRGLVGAQGILPLGEYLDAAHQGWGTDAYWRLPTLFWLDASDAALIAGAWLGVALAGLLTLGILQRVALVGLFALYLSFVYAGQIFMTYQWDMLLVEAGFLAIFLTGGSRIVVWLYRLLLFRFLFLAGLVKLASGDPTWQQLTALDYHFFTQPLPSPLAYYAAQLPHWLLSAGTAAALVIELVAVALIFLPRRPRMLAAALVIGFQVLIMLTGSYNWFNLLTILLCLFLLDDQVLRRFMGADFAAAIVALAPRPGRVAPVLAALVAVIVVPIGVNLVYSSLTGRNIPLAGAMTEALAPLLIVNPYGLFATTTTTRPVLILEGSADNRTWREYVLPFLPGPVDRAPKWNIPYQPRLDWQLWFAGYSAPGQQRWLERLMQRLLEGSPHVVALFRETPGGARPPKYIRAQLYDYRFAPAGSAAWWERRLDGAVLPALTLEDFRRTAPLGVR; via the coding sequence ATGGCGGATGCGCGCGCGACGTTCATCTTCGACGGCGACTGCGGGATCTGCCGCACGTGGGTGAATTACTGGCGCCAGCTGACGGGCGACGCGGTCGTCTACCGCTCGTACCAGGAGGCGGCGGGCGAGTTTGCGGCCATCCCCGCAGACGCCTTCCGGCACGCGGTCCAGCTTATCGAGCCGGGCGGCGAAGTGCTCTCCGGCGCCGCGGCGACGTTCAAGCTGCTAAGCTACGCACCGGGGCGGGGCACCTCGTGGTGGCTATATCGCCATGCACCTGGCTTTGAACCGGCGAGTGAACTCGCGTACCGGGTCCTGTCACAGCGACGCGGGTTGCTCACCTGGCTGACGCACGCTCTTTGGGGCCGAAAGCTCGAACCCGAGCGCTACGACCTGGTCGCCTGGCTGTTCTTGCGCGGGCTGGGGCTCGTCTATCTCGCCGCGTTCCTTTCGCTCGCCGCGCAGATCCGCGGCCTTGTCGGCGCGCAAGGCATCCTGCCGCTGGGCGAATACCTCGACGCCGCGCACCAAGGGTGGGGCACCGACGCCTATTGGCGCCTGCCGACGCTCTTCTGGCTCGACGCGAGTGATGCGGCGCTGATCGCCGGCGCCTGGCTGGGCGTCGCGCTCGCCGGGCTGCTGACGCTTGGCATCCTGCAGCGCGTCGCGCTTGTCGGGTTGTTCGCGCTCTACCTGTCGTTCGTCTACGCCGGCCAGATTTTCATGACCTACCAGTGGGACATGCTGCTGGTGGAGGCGGGCTTTCTCGCGATATTTCTGACGGGCGGCTCGCGCATCGTCGTGTGGCTCTACCGCCTGCTGCTGTTCCGCTTCCTGTTCCTCGCCGGGCTCGTGAAGCTCGCGTCGGGCGATCCGACGTGGCAGCAGCTCACCGCGCTCGACTATCACTTTTTCACGCAGCCGCTGCCGTCGCCGCTCGCCTATTACGCGGCGCAGCTGCCGCACTGGCTGCTGTCGGCGGGCACTGCCGCGGCACTCGTCATCGAGCTTGTCGCCGTGGCGCTGATCTTCCTGCCGCGCCGCCCGCGCATGCTCGCCGCTGCGCTGGTGATCGGCTTCCAGGTGCTGATCATGCTGACCGGCAGCTATAACTGGTTCAACCTCCTGACCATCCTGTTGTGCCTGTTCCTGCTCGACGATCAGGTGCTGCGGCGCTTCATGGGCGCCGACTTCGCTGCAGCCATAGTCGCGCTGGCGCCGCGACCGGGGCGCGTCGCTCCGGTGCTGGCGGCGCTGGTGGCGGTCATCGTCGTGCCGATCGGCGTCAACCTCGTCTACTCCTCGCTCACCGGGCGCAACATCCCGCTCGCCGGCGCGATGACCGAAGCGCTGGCGCCGCTGCTCATCGTCAATCCCTACGGCCTCTTCGCGACGACGACGACGACGCGCCCGGTGCTCATCCTCGAAGGTTCGGCCGACAATCGAACGTGGCGCGAATACGTGCTGCCGTTTCTTCCCGGCCCCGTCGATCGTGCTCCGAAGTGGAACATCCCGTACCAGCCGCGCCTCGATTGGCAGCTTTGGTTTGCGGGCTATAGCGCCCCCGGACAGCAACGATGGCTCGAACGGCTCATGCAGCGGCTGCTCGAAGGCAGTCCGCATGTCGTGGCGCTCTTTCGCGAGACGCCCGGCGGCGCGCGACCGCCGAAGTACATACGCGCGCAGCTTTACGACTATCGCTTCGCACCTGCTGGAAGCGCCGCGTGGTGGGAGCGCCGCCTCGACGGCGCCGTGCTTCCGGCCTTAACGCTCGAAGACTTTCGCCGCACTGCACCATTAGGTGTTCGATAA
- a CDS encoding diacylglycerol kinase, which yields MQMPDVRSMCAIGLSGQLGLGGHLPWEGNKGPEFREDVANFFRTTRGHVLLAGPTTARAVPDYERQHMTIVELRSHMDPEETLAKFAGRVVFIGGGPVVWDVYAKYIRHWDITRLPYDGPADRWFDPKWLVAGGKTK from the coding sequence ATGCAGATGCCTGACGTGCGCTCGATGTGCGCCATCGGCCTTTCGGGCCAATTGGGCCTCGGCGGCCACCTTCCCTGGGAGGGGAACAAGGGGCCGGAGTTTCGCGAGGACGTCGCCAATTTTTTCAGGACGACGCGAGGCCATGTGCTGCTCGCCGGACCGACGACGGCGCGCGCGGTGCCCGATTACGAGCGCCAGCACATGACGATCGTCGAGCTGCGCTCGCACATGGATCCGGAGGAGACGCTGGCCAAGTTTGCCGGCCGCGTCGTGTTCATCGGCGGCGGCCCGGTGGTGTGGGACGTCTACGCCAAATACATCCGCCACTGGGACATCACCCGTCTCCCCTACGACGGGCCGGCGGATCGATGGTTCGATCCGAAGTGGCTCGTCGCAGGTGGAAAGACGAAGTGA
- a CDS encoding peptidoglycan D,D-transpeptidase FtsI family protein gives MSAAPASEHETDGGGQPGAGDPGGANGPLRTLIATVVMALFFMAIGAQLVRLALAGLTDSSISLSETVAQSYARPDIVDRNGRLLATDVVAYSLFADPARVLDRDEVIEKLAVVFPDLDRNALRRDLSDRDRRFVWVRRGLPPRTAQAVHDLGLPGLDFRRELRRAYPGGNLAGHVLGYVNIDNKGVSGIERYVDDIVGVEAVQSATRAERPPVRLSLDIGVQHAVEAELADAVKRYEAQGAAGIVLDVDTGEIVASASLPEVDPARPNMDSARADKISGSTFELGSVFKTLTVAMAIDQALATPETIVDVRKELKSGGFTIKDLHPLRRPLTVAEIFLHSSNVGAAMLALQAGPDRFQAFLRHMQLTDAIKTEAGNVSPPQLPPRWGETETITASYGHGIALAPLQFAAAASAVVNGGRKVTPTYIKRPFDSGVADIPLMSAATSQKMRDLMRRNVAEPAGTGKRADVPGYQVGGKTGTAEMPGVGGYREKAVISSFLAAFPMDKPRYLVFVMLFEPTANKETGGEVLASRNAAPTTARVISRIGPLLGILPTQAALSGNSGLAFDAASPAKYEAR, from the coding sequence GTGAGCGCGGCGCCAGCCAGCGAGCACGAGACGGACGGCGGTGGCCAGCCCGGGGCAGGTGATCCGGGCGGCGCCAACGGTCCGCTGCGTACGCTCATAGCCACGGTGGTGATGGCGCTGTTCTTCATGGCCATCGGTGCCCAGCTCGTGCGCCTCGCCTTGGCGGGGCTCACCGACAGCTCCATTTCGCTGAGCGAGACCGTAGCGCAGAGCTACGCGCGCCCCGACATCGTCGATCGCAACGGGCGCCTGCTCGCCACCGACGTCGTGGCCTACTCGCTGTTCGCCGATCCGGCGCGCGTCCTCGACCGCGACGAGGTGATCGAGAAGCTCGCTGTCGTTTTCCCCGATCTCGACCGCAACGCGCTGCGCCGCGACCTCTCCGATCGGGACCGCCGCTTCGTGTGGGTTCGCCGCGGCTTGCCGCCGCGCACGGCACAAGCCGTGCACGACCTCGGGCTTCCCGGCCTCGACTTCCGCCGCGAGCTGCGTCGCGCCTATCCCGGCGGCAATCTCGCCGGCCACGTGCTCGGCTACGTCAACATCGACAACAAGGGCGTGTCGGGCATCGAGCGCTACGTCGACGACATCGTCGGCGTCGAAGCCGTGCAGAGCGCCACGCGCGCCGAACGCCCGCCCGTACGCCTGTCGCTCGACATCGGCGTCCAGCACGCGGTGGAGGCGGAGCTCGCCGACGCCGTCAAGCGCTACGAGGCGCAGGGTGCCGCCGGCATCGTGCTCGACGTCGACACCGGCGAGATCGTCGCCTCGGCGTCGCTGCCCGAGGTCGATCCGGCGCGGCCCAATATGGACAGTGCGCGCGCCGACAAGATTTCCGGCAGCACGTTCGAGCTCGGCTCCGTGTTCAAGACGCTCACTGTGGCGATGGCCATCGACCAGGCGTTGGCAACGCCCGAGACGATCGTCGACGTCCGCAAGGAGCTGAAATCAGGCGGCTTCACCATCAAGGATTTGCATCCGCTGCGCCGGCCGCTCACCGTGGCGGAGATATTCCTGCATTCCTCCAACGTCGGCGCCGCCATGCTGGCGCTGCAGGCCGGACCGGACCGCTTCCAAGCGTTCCTCCGCCACATGCAGCTCACCGACGCCATCAAGACGGAGGCGGGCAACGTCTCCCCGCCGCAGCTGCCGCCGCGCTGGGGCGAGACCGAGACGATCACCGCCTCGTATGGGCATGGCATCGCCTTGGCGCCCCTGCAGTTTGCCGCCGCGGCGTCGGCCGTCGTCAACGGCGGACGCAAGGTGACGCCGACCTATATCAAGCGCCCGTTCGATTCCGGCGTCGCCGACATTCCGCTCATGAGTGCCGCGACGAGCCAGAAGATGCGCGATTTGATGCGGCGCAACGTCGCCGAGCCGGCCGGCACCGGCAAGCGCGCCGACGTGCCCGGCTACCAGGTCGGCGGTAAGACCGGTACGGCGGAAATGCCGGGTGTTGGCGGCTACCGCGAAAAGGCGGTGATCTCGTCGTTCCTCGCAGCATTTCCTATGGATAAGCCGCGCTACCTCGTGTTCGTCATGCTGTTCGAGCCGACGGCGAACAAAGAAACGGGCGGCGAAGTGCTCGCTTCGCGCAATGCCGCGCCGACTACCGCGCGCGTCATCTCGCGCATCGGGCCGCTGCTCGGGATACTGCCCACGCAGGCCGCATTGTCGGGCAACTCGGGGCTGGCGTTTGACGCTGCCTCGCCCGCAAAATATGAAGCTCGGTGA
- a CDS encoding division/cell wall cluster transcriptional repressor MraZ, which translates to MDRFVSTFTNKIDAKGRVSIPAPFRAVLERDGYASGGAGGIYCYPALEAPALDAGGERLAKKIDGLLAGLPDYSDERDELSVALYGDVQVLAIDGDGRISLPEGLRAHAGLSTQVTFVGLGDKFQMWSPERFAERRERAREKVHQTRKLFGAGNRLSSDEDDGSEGARG; encoded by the coding sequence ATGGACCGCTTTGTCTCGACATTCACAAACAAGATCGACGCCAAAGGCCGGGTCTCAATCCCAGCTCCCTTCCGCGCCGTTCTCGAGCGCGACGGCTATGCCTCTGGAGGCGCTGGCGGCATCTACTGCTACCCCGCGCTCGAAGCTCCGGCTCTCGATGCTGGCGGCGAGAGACTTGCAAAGAAGATCGATGGGCTTCTCGCGGGCCTGCCGGACTATTCGGACGAGCGCGATGAGCTCTCTGTCGCCCTCTATGGCGACGTCCAGGTTCTCGCGATCGACGGCGACGGCCGCATCAGCCTTCCTGAAGGCCTTCGCGCGCACGCCGGCCTTTCGACCCAAGTCACTTTTGTGGGCCTGGGTGACAAATTTCAGATGTGGAGCCCGGAACGCTTCGCCGAGCGGCGCGAGCGGGCGCGGGAGAAAGTCCACCAGACACGTAAGCTCTTCGGCGCGGGGAACCGTCTATCCTCAGACGAGGATGACGGAAGCGAAGGAGCACGGGGATGA